The proteins below are encoded in one region of Marinobacter sp. F4206:
- the pyk gene encoding pyruvate kinase, producing the protein MLRRTKIVATLGPATDSPESLAAIIGAGVDVTRLNFSHGSAEEHIGRARQVREAAAAQGRFVALLADLQGPKLRIARFTDNKVTLAAGQTFVLDASMDKEAGTAERVGIDYEQLIEDVEPGDILVLDDGRIEMEVTSVDAQSITSTVLIGGPLSNNKGLNKRGGGLSADALTEKDKQDIVTAARLGADYVAVSFVRTAEDMYTARRLLKDAGSDAGLVAKIERAELAHDEAALDAVIEASDAVMVARGDLAVEIGDAELVGVQKHIINRARVLNRAVITATQMMESMITSPMPTRAEVSDVANAVMDYTDAVMLSAETAVGDYPKEAVEAMVRICLGAEKHPSMHQSKHRIHESMERVDEAIALSAMYAANHLEGVSAIICMTETGATPRLMSRIKSSLPIFAFSRHHSTQHRVVLFRGVQTIPFDSAKIPNERTNALAVSELVNRGVVNENDLVVITKGDYVNAQGGTNTMKIVRVGSDIR; encoded by the coding sequence ATGCTAAGGCGCACCAAGATTGTCGCCACTCTCGGTCCCGCGACCGACTCCCCCGAATCCCTCGCCGCCATCATCGGTGCCGGTGTCGACGTCACCCGACTGAACTTCTCCCATGGCAGCGCCGAAGAACACATTGGCCGGGCGCGCCAGGTCCGTGAGGCTGCCGCCGCCCAGGGTCGCTTTGTAGCGCTGCTGGCAGATCTTCAGGGACCGAAACTCCGCATCGCACGATTTACCGACAACAAGGTCACCCTTGCTGCCGGCCAGACCTTCGTTCTGGATGCCTCAATGGACAAGGAAGCTGGCACTGCGGAACGGGTCGGAATCGATTACGAGCAACTGATCGAAGATGTCGAGCCAGGCGACATTCTGGTCCTGGATGACGGCCGCATCGAAATGGAAGTGACCTCTGTCGACGCCCAGAGCATCACCTCCACGGTCCTCATCGGCGGACCGCTCTCGAATAACAAGGGGCTCAACAAACGCGGAGGCGGCCTGTCGGCAGACGCCCTGACAGAGAAGGATAAGCAGGACATCGTCACTGCAGCCCGCCTGGGCGCGGACTATGTGGCGGTATCCTTCGTACGAACCGCAGAGGACATGTATACGGCCCGCCGACTCCTGAAGGATGCCGGGTCAGACGCAGGCCTCGTGGCCAAAATTGAGCGGGCCGAGCTGGCGCACGATGAAGCCGCCCTTGACGCCGTGATTGAGGCCTCCGACGCTGTGATGGTTGCCCGTGGTGACTTGGCGGTGGAAATCGGCGACGCGGAGCTGGTAGGCGTTCAGAAGCACATCATCAACCGGGCACGGGTCCTGAACCGGGCGGTGATTACCGCCACCCAGATGATGGAATCCATGATCACCAGTCCCATGCCAACCCGGGCCGAAGTCTCAGACGTAGCCAACGCCGTGATGGACTACACCGACGCGGTGATGCTGTCGGCGGAAACCGCCGTTGGCGATTACCCGAAAGAGGCCGTGGAAGCGATGGTTCGGATCTGCCTGGGGGCGGAAAAGCATCCATCGATGCATCAGTCCAAGCACCGGATTCACGAAAGCATGGAACGCGTGGACGAGGCTATTGCCCTGTCGGCCATGTACGCGGCCAACCACCTTGAAGGGGTCTCCGCCATCATCTGCATGACCGAAACCGGCGCCACCCCCAGACTGATGTCCCGCATCAAGTCCAGCCTGCCGATTTTTGCGTTCTCCCGGCACCACTCGACCCAACACCGCGTGGTTTTGTTCCGTGGCGTTCAGACCATCCCGTTTGATTCCGCCAAAATCCCCAATGAACGCACCAATGCCCTGGCGGTATCGGAGCTGGTGAACCGTGGCGTCGTCAATGAGAATGATCTGGTGGTCATCACCAAGGGCGACTATGTGAATGCCCAGGGCGGCACCAACACCATGAAAATTGTTCGGGTCGGCTCGGACATTCGCTAA
- a CDS encoding bifunctional 4-hydroxy-2-oxoglutarate aldolase/2-dehydro-3-deoxy-phosphogluconate aldolase, translating to MTQLSDFHRKRVRSVLEASPLVPVIAIKNLEDAVPLCQALVDGGINVLEITLRTEHGVDAIKAVRAAIPDAWVGAGTVTSIAQYRQVEAAGAQFVITPGVTEAILEFGLTSEAPLLPGIATVSELMMGYALGYREFKFFPAEVAGGVPALKAFSGPFGDVTFCPTGGIRRNTAGSYLALKNVQAVGGSWLTPGDVVAARDWARITEIARGSLAVL from the coding sequence ATGACCCAGCTTTCTGATTTCCATCGCAAGCGCGTCCGCTCAGTGCTGGAAGCGTCGCCTCTGGTACCGGTGATTGCGATCAAGAATCTTGAGGATGCCGTGCCGTTGTGCCAGGCGCTGGTCGATGGCGGTATTAATGTGCTTGAGATTACCCTGCGGACGGAGCATGGCGTGGATGCCATCAAAGCGGTTCGTGCGGCCATTCCCGATGCCTGGGTGGGCGCCGGTACCGTCACCAGCATAGCCCAGTACCGTCAGGTGGAGGCGGCCGGTGCCCAGTTCGTCATTACACCCGGTGTAACCGAAGCCATTCTCGAGTTTGGCTTGACCTCCGAAGCGCCATTACTGCCTGGTATCGCGACCGTTTCAGAGCTGATGATGGGCTACGCCCTCGGCTACCGGGAGTTCAAATTCTTCCCGGCGGAAGTCGCTGGCGGTGTTCCGGCATTGAAGGCCTTCAGCGGCCCCTTCGGCGACGTCACCTTTTGCCCAACCGGTGGTATTCGCCGTAACACGGCCGGCAGTTACCTGGCGCTGAAGAATGTTCAGGCTGTTGGGGGCTCCTGGTTGACCCCGGGCGACGTGGTTGCCGCCCGGGATTGGGCTCGGATTACCGAGATCGCGCGCGGGAGTCTGGCCGTTCTGTGA
- the pgl gene encoding 6-phosphogluconolactonase has product MRTPEIDWPEGVQVHLGEDSEQVALNLAEAVAGFLRERLALASRASLVVSGGSTPLPFFRALSRENLDWHRVDLLLADERWVPEDDPASNTRLVRENLLQGHAADANFLSLKQPGATPQEGLEAVKAELAGLALPLDVLILGMGNDGHTASLFPDAPELAEAMSPDCRELVAASTPPSQSQQRVTLTWPPLRDARFTALHLKGGDKLETLRRAMAVPDDVMSMPIRGFLKPGLNVFWSP; this is encoded by the coding sequence ATGAGGACGCCTGAGATTGACTGGCCCGAGGGCGTGCAGGTGCATTTAGGTGAGGATTCGGAGCAGGTGGCACTGAACCTGGCGGAAGCCGTAGCAGGATTTCTCAGAGAGCGGCTCGCGCTGGCGTCAAGGGCCAGTCTGGTGGTCTCGGGTGGGTCAACGCCGCTGCCGTTTTTTCGAGCGCTGTCGAGGGAAAACCTCGACTGGCATCGGGTTGATCTCCTGCTTGCCGATGAGCGGTGGGTGCCGGAGGACGATCCGGCAAGCAATACCCGGCTGGTGCGGGAAAACCTGCTTCAGGGGCATGCGGCGGACGCCAATTTTCTCTCCCTGAAGCAGCCGGGAGCTACGCCACAGGAGGGCCTGGAGGCGGTCAAGGCGGAGCTGGCTGGCCTGGCGTTGCCCCTTGATGTGCTGATCCTGGGGATGGGGAATGATGGCCATACGGCGTCTCTGTTTCCGGATGCCCCGGAGCTTGCTGAGGCCATGAGCCCTGATTGCCGGGAGCTGGTTGCTGCGAGCACACCGCCATCCCAGTCTCAACAGCGCGTCACCCTGACCTGGCCGCCGCTGAGGGATGCCCGTTTTACTGCGCTTCACCTCAAAGGAGGCGACAAACTCGAGACGCTCCGGCGCGCGATGGCGGTGCCGGACGATGTCATGTCGATGCCGATTCGCGGCTTTCTCAAGCCCGGCCTGAATGTGTTCTGGAGTCCCTGA
- the zwf gene encoding glucose-6-phosphate dehydrogenase has translation MVNKVDTRCDLMLFGALGDLAQRKLFPALYQLERANLLAEGSRILAIARTETDTAAVRKQLGEKLGQHVRADEFEAPVVEKFLERVDFQRLDFNDPDGFEVLNEWRDDANNELIVYMATPPAMYGVIARNLRAASCCTEKTRVVVEKPIGHDLESSRVINDELGEVYNENQLFRIDHYLGKETVQNLIALRFANNLFASQWDQNHISHVEITVAESVGIEGRWGYFDKAGQIRDMIQNHLLQLLCLIAMDPPSDLSADSIRDEKVKVLKALRRVTPDMMESRVVRGQYTAGTSNGKPVPGYLEEEGANKGSDTETFVALKAEIENWRWSGVPFYIRTGKRLPEKLSQIIIHFKPAPHYIFDPDQKHLANNKLIIRLQPDEGMSLKILTKDQGLDKGMRLRQGPLELTFSETFDTDRIPDAYERLLWEIMKGNQYLFVRRDEVEHAWRWVDQVIRNWRDSGEPPKRYAAGTWGPVASIAMITRDGRSWYEDA, from the coding sequence ATGGTCAACAAAGTCGATACCCGGTGTGACCTGATGCTTTTTGGCGCCCTGGGCGACCTGGCCCAACGCAAGCTTTTTCCAGCCTTGTACCAACTTGAACGCGCCAATCTGCTGGCTGAAGGCAGTCGCATCCTTGCCATAGCGCGGACCGAGACTGATACAGCGGCGGTGCGGAAGCAACTGGGCGAGAAGCTTGGGCAACATGTGAGGGCTGATGAGTTCGAGGCGCCCGTGGTCGAGAAATTCCTTGAGCGCGTGGATTTTCAGCGGCTGGATTTTAATGACCCGGATGGGTTCGAGGTGCTCAATGAGTGGCGCGACGATGCCAATAATGAGCTGATTGTCTACATGGCAACGCCTCCTGCGATGTACGGGGTGATTGCCCGCAATCTCCGGGCGGCAAGCTGTTGTACCGAGAAGACTCGCGTTGTGGTGGAGAAGCCCATCGGTCACGATCTCGAATCTTCCAGGGTGATCAATGACGAGCTGGGAGAGGTTTACAACGAAAACCAGTTGTTCCGGATTGATCATTACCTGGGCAAGGAAACGGTCCAGAATCTGATAGCCCTGCGCTTTGCAAACAACCTCTTTGCCTCGCAGTGGGACCAAAACCACATCTCCCATGTCGAGATTACCGTTGCCGAGAGCGTGGGCATTGAGGGGCGCTGGGGGTATTTCGACAAGGCTGGCCAGATCCGGGACATGATCCAGAATCACCTGCTCCAGCTGCTGTGCCTGATTGCAATGGATCCACCATCCGATCTGTCCGCTGACAGCATCCGGGACGAAAAAGTGAAGGTGCTGAAGGCCTTGCGGCGGGTCACCCCGGACATGATGGAGAGTCGCGTTGTGCGCGGCCAATACACTGCCGGCACCAGCAACGGCAAGCCGGTCCCGGGCTACCTGGAGGAGGAGGGCGCCAACAAGGGCAGTGATACCGAAACCTTTGTGGCCCTGAAAGCAGAAATCGAGAACTGGCGTTGGTCGGGTGTGCCGTTCTACATCAGGACCGGCAAGCGCCTGCCCGAGAAGCTGTCCCAGATCATCATTCACTTCAAGCCGGCTCCCCATTACATCTTCGATCCGGATCAGAAGCACCTGGCCAACAACAAGCTGATCATTCGTTTGCAGCCGGACGAAGGCATGTCACTGAAAATCCTGACCAAGGATCAGGGCCTGGACAAGGGAATGCGCCTCCGGCAAGGGCCGCTGGAGCTGACCTTTTCCGAGACCTTTGATACCGATCGCATTCCGGATGCCTACGAGCGTTTGTTGTGGGAGATCATGAAAGGTAATCAGTACCTGTTTGTCCGCCGTGACGAAGTTGAGCACGCCTGGCGATGGGTGGATCAGGTGATCCGCAACTGGCGTGACAGCGGCGAACCGCCGAAGCGCTACGCCGCAGGAACCTGGGGGCCGGTGGCGTCGATTGCCATGATCACTCGCGACGGGAGGAGCTGGTATGAGGACGCCTGA
- a CDS encoding MurR/RpiR family transcriptional regulator has product MAANQAHRDDNLLEDIQARLDSLNKSERKVAEAILRDPSAATRYSIAALARAAEVSEPTVNRFCRGFSATGFPDFKIRLAQSIATGTPYVGQNVEPDDTVAEFSDKIMLSTIASLDKARQALDPKALAMAIDYLIQAKQINFFGMGGSAAVALDAQHKFFRFNIPVMSYDDALMQRMVAAGANVGDVIVLISYTGRTRETVDIAKLARANGATVIGITNPQSPLAEICTTVLGVTAPEDTEVYMPMSSRIIHLTVIDILATGVTLKRGADFLGHLKKIKESLKPTRFPSE; this is encoded by the coding sequence ATGGCTGCGAACCAGGCGCACCGCGACGACAATCTGCTTGAAGACATCCAGGCCCGACTGGACAGCCTCAACAAATCGGAGCGAAAAGTGGCCGAAGCCATTCTTCGGGACCCCAGCGCGGCCACTCGTTACAGCATAGCTGCCCTTGCCCGTGCCGCAGAAGTCAGCGAACCCACGGTAAACCGTTTTTGCCGGGGCTTCTCTGCCACCGGTTTTCCGGATTTCAAGATAAGACTGGCGCAAAGCATTGCTACCGGTACACCCTATGTCGGCCAGAATGTCGAACCGGACGACACCGTGGCCGAATTTTCAGACAAGATCATGCTGAGCACCATTGCCAGCCTGGACAAGGCCCGCCAGGCACTTGACCCGAAGGCACTGGCCATGGCCATCGACTACCTGATCCAGGCCAAGCAGATCAATTTCTTCGGGATGGGCGGGTCCGCCGCAGTAGCCCTGGACGCCCAGCACAAGTTTTTCCGTTTCAATATTCCAGTGATGTCCTACGACGATGCGCTGATGCAGCGGATGGTTGCCGCCGGGGCTAATGTGGGTGACGTCATTGTTCTGATTTCGTACACCGGCCGCACGCGGGAGACGGTCGATATCGCCAAGCTTGCCCGAGCAAACGGCGCCACGGTTATCGGCATCACCAACCCTCAATCTCCGCTTGCTGAAATCTGCACGACGGTCCTGGGTGTAACGGCACCCGAGGACACGGAAGTCTATATGCCCATGTCCTCCCGAATCATTCACCTGACCGTGATCGACATCCTGGCAACCGGAGTGACGCTCAAACGGGGCGCCGACTTTCTCGGGCACCTCAAGAAAATCAAGGAAAGCCTCAAACCCACACGCTTTCCGTCAGAGTAA